In Humulus lupulus chromosome 7, drHumLupu1.1, whole genome shotgun sequence, the following are encoded in one genomic region:
- the LOC133791891 gene encoding uncharacterized protein LOC133791891 has translation MQDGNVKDFTMLDTRLIRFKGCICVLDNDELRKEIQAEANTTQYSVHPGTTKMYHDLKGSYSRYLPLMEFLYNNNYQSTIGVALYEILYRRKCRSPLHWDELGERKLLGPDAVQNTIEAIQKIRERNLGEEVWQEGKTESQEDLSFDERLVKILDRKGKVLRNKTFSLVKVMWRNNVVEEAT, from the exons ATGCAGGATGGGAATGTCAAGGATTTCACTATGTTAGATACCAGACTGATCAGATTCAAGGGGTGTATTTGTGTGCTAGACAATGATGAGCTGAGGAAAGAGATTCAGGCGGAAGCTAATACTACCCAGTATTCAGTTCACCCCGGGACAACTAAGATGTACCACGACCTTAAG GGATCTTACAGTAGATACTTGCCACTGATGGAGTTTTTGTACAACAACAACTACCAATCTACCATCGGGGTAGCACTATATGAAATTTTGTATAGAAGAAAGTGTAGGTCCCCACTTCACTGGGATGAActgggagagagaaaactacttgGGCCAGATGCAGTGCAAAACACCATTGAGGCTATTCAGAAAATTAGG GAAAGGAATCTCGGTGAAGAGGTTTGGCAAGAAGGGAAAACTGAGTCCCAG GAAGATTTGTCTTTCGATGAGCGTCTGGTGAAGATTCTTGATCGGAAGGGcaaggtcctaaggaataagACATTTTCCTTAGTGAAAGTGATGTGGAGGAATAATGTTGTTGAGGAAGCAACCTGA